A window of Polaribacter litorisediminis contains these coding sequences:
- a CDS encoding phosphoribosylanthranilate isomerase, which produces MKYVENIQEVAALQPDYLGFIFYEKSKRNFEGIIPELPKSIKKTGVFVNEILEIVISLIEEYRLDAVQLHGDESVEYILKLKAYIQQAALDAASQKKKSKHWQPFKKVEIIKVFGIKDAFDFNVLKPYLEVVDYFLFDTKGKDRGGNGIQFDWKVLEKYPFEKPFFLSGGIGLEDIERIQIVLNSNLPIYALDVNSKFESNPGVKKIEELKEFKNNVIMNPVK; this is translated from the coding sequence ATGAAATACGTAGAAAATATCCAAGAAGTTGCTGCATTGCAGCCGGATTATTTGGGCTTTATTTTTTATGAAAAATCGAAAAGAAATTTTGAAGGGATCATTCCAGAATTGCCAAAATCAATCAAAAAAACTGGCGTTTTTGTCAATGAAATTTTAGAAATTGTAATCTCTTTAATTGAAGAATATCGATTGGATGCCGTTCAATTGCATGGAGATGAATCTGTGGAATATATTCTTAAATTAAAAGCATACATTCAACAAGCTGCATTGGATGCAGCTTCTCAAAAAAAGAAAAGTAAACATTGGCAACCTTTTAAAAAAGTAGAAATCATAAAAGTATTTGGAATTAAAGACGCATTTGATTTCAATGTTTTAAAGCCTTATTTGGAAGTTGTAGACTATTTTTTATTCGATACCAAAGGAAAAGATAGAGGTGGAAATGGCATACAATTCGATTGGAAGGTTTTAGAAAAATACCCTTTTGAAAAACCATTCTTTTTAAGCGGAGGAATTGGGTTAGAAGATATAGAACGAATACAAATAGTGTTAAACTCTAATTTACCAATTTATGCATTAGATGTAAATAGTAAATTTGAAAGCAATCCAGGAGTTAAGAAAATTGAAGAATTAAAGGAATTTAAAAATAACGTCATTATGAACCCAGTGAAGTAA
- the trpB gene encoding tryptophan synthase subunit beta: MKSKFHPDKNGYFGQFGGAFIPELLYPNVKELADNYIQIIESEEFQTEYKSLLKDFVGRPTPLYLAKRLSEKYGATIYLKREDLNHTGAHKVNNTVGQILIAKKLGKTKIIAETGAGQHGVATATVCALMGLDCTVFMGEKDIVRQSPNVARMKMLGAKVVPATSGSKTLKDATNEAIRYWIQNPDTFYLIGSVVGPAPHPDMVARLQAIISEEMKWQLKEKTGKENPDTIIACVGGGSNAAGAFYHYLDDEEVELIAVEAAGLGVNSGESAATSQLGQVGVIHGSKTILMQDEYGQIVEPYSISAGLDYPGVGPLHAFLYESGRAKFMNATDKEALTAAYELTKMEGIIPALETAHALAVLPKMKFKKGQVVVINLSGRGDKDLEIFIKYLEE; the protein is encoded by the coding sequence ATGAAATCAAAATTTCACCCAGATAAAAATGGATATTTCGGACAATTTGGAGGCGCATTTATTCCAGAATTGTTGTACCCAAATGTAAAGGAATTGGCAGATAACTATATTCAAATTATAGAGTCTGAAGAATTTCAAACAGAATACAAATCTTTATTAAAAGATTTTGTTGGCAGACCAACACCTTTGTATTTAGCAAAAAGATTATCAGAAAAATATGGCGCAACAATTTATTTAAAACGAGAAGATTTAAACCATACAGGTGCGCACAAAGTAAACAATACGGTGGGTCAAATTCTAATAGCCAAGAAATTAGGAAAGACAAAAATTATTGCAGAAACAGGCGCAGGACAACATGGCGTTGCAACGGCAACGGTTTGTGCTTTAATGGGATTGGATTGTACTGTTTTTATGGGCGAAAAAGATATTGTTCGTCAGTCACCAAACGTGGCTAGAATGAAAATGTTAGGTGCAAAAGTAGTACCTGCAACCAGCGGAAGTAAGACTTTAAAGGATGCCACGAATGAAGCAATTCGGTATTGGATTCAGAATCCAGATACTTTTTACTTGATAGGTTCTGTTGTAGGCCCGGCACCACATCCAGATATGGTGGCACGTTTACAAGCTATTATTTCTGAAGAAATGAAGTGGCAATTAAAAGAAAAAACAGGAAAAGAAAACCCTGATACGATTATTGCATGTGTTGGCGGAGGCTCTAACGCAGCAGGTGCTTTTTATCATTATTTAGATGATGAAGAGGTAGAATTAATTGCTGTGGAAGCTGCAGGTTTGGGTGTTAATTCTGGTGAAAGTGCCGCAACTTCCCAATTAGGCCAAGTAGGTGTAATTCACGGTAGTAAAACTATTTTAATGCAAGATGAATACGGACAAATTGTAGAGCCATATTCTATTTCTGCGGGTTTAGATTATCCTGGTGTTGGTCCGTTACATGCGTTTTTATATGAAAGTGGAAGAGCTAAATTTATGAATGCAACCGATAAAGAGGCATTAACGGCAGCTTATGAACTTACAAAAATGGAAGGAATAATTCCGGCTCTTGAAACCGCACATGCCTTGGCAGTTTTGCCAAAAATGAAGTTTAAAAAAGGGCAAGTAGTGGTCATTAATTTATCGGGCAGAGGCGATAAAGATTTAGAGATTTTTATTAAATATTTAGAAGAGTAA